A single genomic interval of bacterium harbors:
- the argB gene encoding acetylglutamate kinase produces the protein MENLIQKAKVLMEALPYIQKFQGKTIVVKYGGHAMEDEDLKKSFARDVILLKLIGLNPIIVHGGGPQIEEVLKMMGIESKFHQGVRITDSATMDVVEMVLVGKVNKEIVGYINLNGGNAIGFSGKDGNLIQAVKMEPQKVKVTKKTSEIIDLGLVGEVKKINPDVLKKFEGGNLIPVVAPVGVDDTGESLNINADYVAGSVAAALKAEKLILMTDVAGVKGADGKVISRIISSEIPKMVKDGIVSGGMIPKLKCCTDALEGGVSQVHIIDGRVQHALLLEIFTDEGVGTLLT, from the coding sequence ATGGAAAACTTAATTCAAAAAGCAAAAGTATTGATGGAAGCACTGCCGTATATTCAAAAATTCCAGGGTAAAACCATCGTGGTAAAATATGGTGGTCATGCCATGGAAGATGAAGATTTAAAAAAGAGTTTTGCGCGTGACGTTATTTTGCTCAAGCTCATCGGTTTAAACCCCATTATTGTGCATGGTGGCGGGCCGCAAATTGAAGAAGTACTCAAGATGATGGGGATTGAATCCAAATTTCATCAAGGCGTGCGGATTACCGATTCGGCTACCATGGATGTAGTGGAGATGGTGCTGGTAGGTAAAGTAAATAAAGAAATTGTGGGTTACATCAATTTAAACGGCGGCAATGCTATTGGTTTTTCGGGTAAAGACGGCAATTTAATTCAGGCCGTTAAGATGGAACCTCAAAAAGTAAAGGTTACCAAAAAGACCTCCGAAATTATTGATTTGGGATTGGTAGGAGAAGTAAAAAAAATTAATCCTGATGTTCTTAAAAAGTTTGAAGGTGGCAATCTTATCCCTGTAGTAGCTCCGGTGGGTGTAGATGACACAGGTGAATCACTTAACATTAATGCTGATTATGTGGCGGGTTCTGTGGCTGCGGCTTTAAAAGCTGAAAAACTCATTTTGATGACAGATGTGGCTGGTGTGAAGGGTGCCGATGGTAAAGTGATTTCGCGTATTATTTCGTCGGAAATTCCCAAAATGGTGAAGGATGGCATTGTGAGTGGCGGGATGATCCCCAAACTTAAATGCTGCACCGATGCGTTGGAAGGCGGTGTGAGTCAGGTGCATATTATTGATGGCCGCGTACAGCATGCGCTTCTTTTGGAAATTTTTACGGATGAAGGGGTAGGGACGTTGTTGACGTGA